Proteins encoded by one window of Haematobia irritans isolate KBUSLIRL chromosome 2, ASM5000362v1, whole genome shotgun sequence:
- the aop gene encoding ETS variant transcription factor anterior open — protein sequence MKMLPVQLSLNPPLGLWSDMLWRCPPAPPSQLAELKTQLPPSLPSDPRLWSREDVAVFLHFCEREFDLPKVDYDLFQMNGKALCLLTRADFGHRCPGAGDVLHNVLQMLVIESHMMQWHLPNSPVTPTSRYPLSPHSHPPTPTWPPLGAPESAFHQTSHLAPHHFMAPNSVTLSPPPSVDSQASSPPQSHDQQAQQQVQNGSSSSSTSSSASSSSSSSSTHNSNSSSSSSSTSSTGSTAASVSASATAAAAAAAALSASNAFSALKQQQQQQQQQHNATSASSHHSDSDEESYSEPPAANSTIVNFSAHSYPAAAAAAAAAAAVAQYNNSPPTTPILKDMPQSLKQQIKNTFVNSWSQQQQQQQQQQQQQQQLALEQQQQQKLPQLGGGSVSAPTTPSYMQPVKREFFPDKTDNRYMQPVKREFFPENTEPNTNGRLLWDFLQQLLNDRNQKYSDLIAWKCRDTGVFKIVDPAGLAKLWGIQKNHLSMNYDKMSRALRYYYRVNILRKVQGERHCYQFLRNPTELKNIKNISLLRQSVGQNANNNNGGGVGSASNNSTATNQSSASSITNSPTSNGTNWAMPAQGSLQHPGAGQQQTPQRPSSQGNQNHLTLPNGISSAAAAVAAAAAAAYGPPPSSPLFMHAINGAFHYLSSNGVPPNSPAALPTTPNEKFQFNIMKTEQNSMSPHENGAVNGGSCDEMKPTDLSLSSNSSIEKRPYSSPSANDDCYPLIRNADGLTTIKLIRYNENDGGSAQNSANNDNHDNQQQQQRNTPTPMDSETSEMESSPGHDNMGATDLRK from the exons ATGAAAATGCTTCCGGTACAGTTATCATTGAATCCGCCTTTAGGTTTATGGAGCGATATGCTATGGCGTTGTCCACCCGCACCTCCCAGTCAGTTGGCTGAGCTGAAAACACAATTACCACCCTCACTGCCATCCGATCCGCGTCTCTGGAGTCGCGAAGATGTTGCagtatttttgcatttttgcgaaCGTGAATTCGATTTGCCCAAAGTCGATTATGATCTCTTCCAAATGAATGGCAAGGCATTGTGCCTGCTGACACGAGCTGATTTCGGACATCGGTGTCCGGGAGCTGGCGATGTGCTGCACAATGTCCTGCAAATGTTGGTGATCGAATCGCACATGATGCAATGGCATTTACCAAATAGTCCTGTCACCCCAACCAGCCGTTATCCCCTGTCGCCGCACAGTCATCCACCCACCCCGACTTGGCCGCCTCTTGGGGCGCCCGAAAGTGCCTTCCATCAGACCTCACATCTAGCTCCACATCATTTTATGGCACCAAATTCGGTGACGCTGAGTCCCCCGCCTTCTGTAGATTCACAAGCCAGCAGCCCGCCTCAGAGCCATGATCAGCAAGCACAACAACAAGTCCAGAATGGATCATCTTCATCGTCGACGTCGTCGTCAGCGTCatcgtcgtcgtcatcatcatcgacACACAATAGCAATAGCAGTAGTAGTAGCAGTAGTACAAGTAGCACCGGCAGCACTGCGGCTTCGGTTTCAGCCTCGGCTACTGCggcggcagcagcagcagcggcGTTGAGCGCCAGCAATGCTTTTAGTGCcttaaagcaacaacaacaacagcagcagcaacaacataaTGCCACCAGTGCCAGTAGCCATCATTCAGACTCGGATGAAGAAAGCTATTCCGAACCACCCGCAGCCAACAGTACCATTGTAAATTTTTCCGCCCACTCTTATCCAGCGGCAGCAGCTGCTGCTGCGGCTGCCGCTGCCGTGGCCCAATACAACAATAGTCCGCCCACAACCCCCATTCTTAAGGATATGCCACAAAGCTTGAAGCAACAAATCAAAAACACCTTTGTCAACTCATGGtctcaacaacaacagcagcaacaacaacagcagcagcaacaacagcaatTGGCActcgaacaacaacaacaacaaaaactgccACAGCTAGGTGGTGGTTCGGTCTCGGCCCCCACCACGCCCAGTTATATGCAACCAGTGAAGCGAGAGTTCTTTCCCGACAAAACGGACAATCGTTATATGCAACCAGTAAAACGTGAATTTTTCCCCGAGAACACTGAGCCCAATACAA atggTCGATTACTGTGGGACTTTCTGCAACAACTGCTCAATGATCGTAATCAGAAATACAGCGATTTGATTGCTTGGAAATGTCGCGACACAGGAGTATTCAAAATTGTCGACCCTGCTGGCCTGGCCAAATTATGGGGTATCCAGAAGAATCATCTGTCCatgaattatgacaaaatgtcacGTGCCTTGCGCTACTATTACCGCGTAAATATTTTACGCAAAGTCCAAGGAGAACGTCATTGCTATCAATTCCTAAGGAATCCCACAGAATTGAAAAATATCAAGAATATCTCCCTGCTACGACAGTCGGTGGGTCAAAAtgcaaacaacaacaatggtgGTGGTGTTGGTAGTGCATCAAATAACTCCACGGCCACAAATCAATCATCCGCATCATCGATTACCAATTCACCAACCTCCAATGGCACAAATTGGGCTATGCCAGCCCAGGGCTCCTTACAGCATCCCGGTGCTGGACAACAGCAGACACCACAAAGACCTTCCTCACAAGGCAATCAAAATCACTTGACCTTGCCCAATGGTATTTCATCAGCAGCAGCTGCTGTTGCAGCCGCTGCCGCTGCAGCATATGGACCACCTCCATCATCGCCACTGTTTATGCATGCCATAAATGGTGCCTTCCATTACTTATCTTCGAATGGTGTGCCTCCAAATTCGCCAGCTGCTCTACCCACAACACCCAATGAGAAATTCCAATTCAATATAATGAAAACCGAACAAAATTCAATGTCACCACATGAGAATGGTGCTGTCAATGGGGGCAGTTGTGATGAAATGAAGCCAACCGATTTGAGTTTAAGCAGCAATAGTAGTATTGAGAAAAGGCCTTATTCCAGTCCATCAGCAAATGATGATTGTTATCC ACTGATACGAAATGCTGATGGATTGACGACAATTAAGCTAATACGTTACAATGAGAATGATGGTGGATCAGCTCAAAACTCTGCTAACAATGACAACCACGACAATCAGCAACAGCAGCAACGCAACACACCCACACCAATGGACAGTGAGACCAGTGAAATGGAATCGAGTCCTGGTCACGATAATATGGGTGCCACAGATTTGCGAAAATAA
- the LOC142227352 gene encoding protein YIPF6, producing the protein MDSKLDMDDYSNASLEGDMSIPGASRTTNAPPGAPDFNTLDEPIKETVLRDMRAVGVKFYHVLYPKEKSSLLKDWDLWGPLVLCTFMATVLQGSSVGDYDGGPEFAQVFVIVWIGAAIVTLNSKLLGGNISFFQSVCVLGYCLTPVAISLIVCRIILLATQSPLLFFLRLLTTTIGFLWATYASFIFLGDSQPPNRKPLAVYPIFLFFFIISWLVISHN; encoded by the exons ATGGATTCGAAATTAGAT ATGGACGACTACTCTAATGCTAGTCTGGAGGGTGATATGTCAATACCGGGCGCTAGTAGAACAACAAATGCACCACCGGGAGCTCCAGACTTTAATACACTAGATGAACCTATTAAGGAAACTGTT TTGCGTGACATGCGTGCAGTGGGTGTGAAATTTTATCATGTTTTATATCCAAAAGAGAAGTCAAGCCTTCTAAAAGACT gGGATCTCTGGGGACCATTGGTACTGTGTACTTTTATGGCTACAGTTTTGCAAGGCTCATCTGTGGGTGATTACGATGGAGGGCCAGAGTTTGCCCAAGTATTTGTAATAGTATGGATAGGTGCTGCCATTGTcactttaaattcaaaattattagGAGGCAATAT TTCGTTCTTCCAGTCGGTTTGTGTTTTAGGATATTGCCTGACACCCGTGGCAATATCCCTGATTGTCTGTCGTATAATCTTACTTGCCACGCAATCACCACTACTATTTTTCCTACGCCTTCTTACGACAACAATAGGATTTCTTTGGGCAACATATG CCTCCTTCATTTTTCTGGGTGACAGCCAACCACCGAATCGTAAACCTTTAGCAGTTTATCCAATATTTTTATTCTTCTTTATTATCTCGTGGCTGGTGATATCTCACAATTAA
- the AIF gene encoding apoptosis inducing factor: MSICSLKGSQVQLCRRAFLLASGSRTIAPVLTKTVISRNSHSALYQMGMVRPKYSHNTEVLRAANCNINLKANAECQTAKTTNESDEKSSSAPPPGGDKSDDKTKTIFLALIAALGVGGVAYYFMNKKPQEAPKTTPKSLPASSADLPKHVPYLIIGGGTAAFSAFRAIKSNDAKAKVLMISDEYRKPYMRPPLSKELWYTAQQGALTDDYRFKQWTGAERSLYFEPAEFFIEPSKLNDSVNGGIAVAQGFTVKKIDPSKRIAALSDGYEIAYDECLIATGCTPKNLQIFTDAPPAVKERIMTYRNPEDFEKLKQYMDSNKNVTIIGNGFLGSELSCSLASYNRNKKDGGRIYQVFQESANMSKILPDYLSKWTMEKMQAQGVCVTPNASIKSVERDESQLKLHLSTGKTIMTDVIVVCVGCEANTDIAKTSALEVDQNLGGFLVNAELEARRNLFVAGDASCFYDPLLGRRRVEHHDHSVVSGRLAGENMVGKKKPYTHQSMFWSDLGPEIGYEGIGLIDSSLPTVGVFSLPSKADRQTDNLKGNESNESESKATSSTSQTQPDVKCNDEQRDNYGRGVIFYLRDEKIVGILLWNIFNRIGLARTVINQNKKYDDLNEVAKLFEIHS, translated from the exons ATGAGTATTTGCAGCCTCAAAGGCAGCCAAGTGCAGTTATGCAGACGTGCATTTTTATTGGCCAGCGGCAGCAGAACGATTGCACCGGTGTTGACCAAGACGG TGATAAGCCGAAATTCCCATAGTGCCCTGTATCAAATG GGGATGGTTCGCCCAAAGTATTCCCATAACACAGAAGTTCTGAGGGCAGCAAATTGCAATATCAATCTTAAGGCAAATGCTGAATGTCAAACAGCTAAAACAACAAACGAGAGTGATGAAAAATCAAGTTCTGCTCCACCACCTGGTGGTGACAAAAGTGACGACAAAACGAAGACTATTTTTTTGGCTCTTATTGCTGCCTTAGGTGTTGGTGGTGTG GCATATTATTTCATGAACAAAAAACCCCAGGAAGCCCCAAAAACAACTCCAAAGTCATTGCCAGCTTCGTCAGCTGATTTACCCAAACATGTTCCTTATCTCATAATTGGTGGAGGTACAGCAGCATTTTCCGCCTTCCGTGCTATAAAATCAAATGACGCAAAAGCAAAG GTTCTAATGATTTCTGATGAATATCGTAAACCCTATATGCGACCACCATTATCAAAAGAATTATGGTATACCGCCCAGCAAGGAGCATTAACTGACGATTATCGTTTTAAACAATGGACTGGTGCTGAGCGTAGTTTATATTTTGAACCTGCAGAATTCTTCATTGAGCCTTCGAAACTTAACGATAGTGTGAACGGTGGCATTGCCGTAGCTCAAGGATTCACGGTGAAAAAAATTGATCCTTCAAAACGTATTGCTGCGTTAAGTGATGGCTATGAAATAGCCTACGATGAATGCTTGATAGCCACTGGTTGTACaccaaaaaatttgcaaatattcacAGATGCCCCACCAGCTGTTAAGGAGCGAATAATGACATATCGCAATCccgaagattttgaaaaacttaaacAATATATGGATAGTAATAAGAATGTTACAATAATTGGCAATGGATTCTTGGGTAGCGAATTAAGTTGTTCTCTGGCAAGTTATAATCGAAATAAGAAAGACGGTGGCCGCATTTATCAAGTATTCCAAGAATCGGCAAATATGTCGAAGATACTACCAGATTATCTTAGTAAATGGACAATGGAAAAAATGCAAGCCCAAGGAGTGTGTGTGACTCCCAATGCCAGTATTAAAAGTGTAGAGAGAGACGAGTCCCAGCTGAAATTACATTTAAGTACAGGGAAAACTATAATGACAGATGTT ATTGTTGTATGTGTGGGTTGTGAGGCAAATACAGATATAGCGAAGACGTCTGCTTTGGAGGTGGACCAAAATCTGGGAGGATTTTTGGTGAACGCAGAATTGGAAGCACGACGTAATCTTTTTGTAGCCGGTGATGCTTCTTGTTTCTATGATCCCTTACTGGGTAGGAGAAGAGTTGAACATCATGATCATTCTGTGGTATCGGGACGTTTAGCAGGCGAGAATATGGTGGGAAAAA AGAAGCCTTATACCCATCAAAGTATGTTCTGGTCTGATTTGGGTCCCGAAATCGGTTATGAGGGTATTGGTTTAATCGACTCATCATTACCCACAGTAGGTGTGTTTTCTTTGCCATCCAAAGCCGATAGGCAAACAGACAACCTTAAAGGAAATGAAAGCAATGAAAGCGAAAGTAAAGCTACATCATCAACGAGTCAGACACAGCCCGATGTCAAATGTAATGACGAACAACGAGACAATTACGGACGAGGAGTTATTTTCTATCTAAGAGACGAGAAAATTGTTGGCATTTTACTATGGAATATCTTTAATCGCATTGGCCTGGCGCGCACTGTtattaatcaaaacaaaaaatatgatgaCCTTAATGAAGTGGCGAAACTTTTCGAAATACATTCGTAA
- the Tps1 gene encoding trehalose-6-phosphate synthase 1 codes for MVETEIIVTNSAEPGAKASLIVVSNRLPFVLVRNSATGNLERKASAGGLVTAVCPVVIRGHGLWVGWSGIHLEDPNEPIPESIPSDQTPTAGLKSEQVVSVNIDPKIFDSYYNGCCNKIFWPLFHSMPGRATFGADHWNDYITVNKHFASRTIEALEKCLSKNNGHDKNPPIVWIHDYHLMLAANWVREQAEERKLPCRLAFFLHIPFPPWDIFRLFPWSDEILQGMLGCDLVGFHIQDYCLNFVDCCQRNLGCRVDRNNLLVEHGGRTVRVRPLPIGIPYERFVNLAQEAPNVLKVTEQQKTILGVDRLDYTKGLVHRLMAFEVLLEKYPQHKEKVSLLQISVPSRTDVKEYRELKEEVDQLVGRINGRFTTANWAPIRYIYDYVAQDELAALYRDAAVCLVTPLRDGMNLVAKEFVACQINPVPGVLIISPFAGAGEMMHEALLSNPYEVHQAAEVIHRALTMPEDEKILRMSRLRRRESECDVSHWMRCFLKAMGSIEMDDVGTTTMQPVTVDDFDDYLLKYIGYNHKLALLLDYDGTLAPIAPHPDLATLSPEIKNVLFKLSNHSDVYVAIISGRNVDNVKKMVGIEGITYAGNHGLEILHPDGSKFVHPMPIAFENKVSQLLKSLQDTVCRDGAWVENKGALLTFHYRETPTHLRPAMIEKARSLMIKYGFRATEAHCALEARPPVQWNKGRASIYILRTSFGVDWSERIKIIYVGDDLTDEDAMVALKGMARTFRVTSSDIVKTAADHRLPSTDSVYTMLKWVERHFMGRKARANSLTYRNPKGDGVRTQMSLELAPNSNSLDVENV; via the exons atggttGAAACCGAAATAATTGTAACGAATTCAGCTGAGCCTGGAGCAAAAGCCAGTTTAATTGTTGTCTCTAATCGTTTGCCCTTTGTTTTGGTCAGAAATTCCGCAACCGGAAATTTGGAACGTAAAGCCAG tgctGGTGGATTGGTTACAGCAGTGTGTCCTGTTGTTATACGTGGTCATGGTTTATGGGTTGGCTGGTCTGGCATTCATCTGGAGGATCCTAATGAACCAATCCCAGAATCAATACCTTCTGATCAAACACCAACAGCAGGATTAAAATCTGAACAG GTCGTCTCTGTTAACATCGAtcccaaaattttcgacagttaTTACAATGGTtgctgtaataaaattttttggcctTTATTCCACTCAATGCCCGGTAGAGCTACATTCGGTGCGGATCACTGGAATGATTATATCACAGTCAATAAACATTTTGCCAGTCGCACAATTGAAgccttggaaaaatgtttgtcaaagaaCAATGGCCACGATAAGAACCCACCCATTGTTTGGATACATGATTATCATCTTATGTTGGCTGCCAATTGGGTACGCGAACAAGCTGAAGAAAGAAAACTGCCTTGCCGTTTAGCTTTCTTCTTGCACATACCGTTTCCACCATGGGATATCTTCCGTTTGTTCCCATGGTCTGATGAAATCTTGCAGGGTATGTTGGGCTGTGATCTAGTCGGTTTCCACATTCAAGATTACTGTTTGAACTTTGTGGATTGTTGCCAGCGTAATTTGGGTTGTCGTGTGGATCGCAATAACCTATTGGTTGAACATGGAGGACGTACAGTACGCGTACGTCCTTTGCCTATTGGCATACCCTACGAACGTTTTGTTAATTTGGCCCAAGAAGCACCCAACGTTTTGAAAGTAaccgaacaacaaaaaacaattcttGGCGTGGATCGTTTGGATTACACCAAAGGTTTGGTCCACAGATTGATGGCATTTGAAGTTCTCTTGGAAAAGTATCCACAACACAAGGAGAAGGTATCTCTCTTACAAAtttctgtaccctcaagaacTGATGTGAAAGAATACCGAGAATTGAAAGAAGAAGTTGATCAATTGGTAGGCCGTATTAATGGACGATTCACAACAGCCAACTGGGCCCCAATACGCTATATATACGATTACGTTGCACAAGATGAGCTCGCGGCTCTGTATCGAGATGCAGCTGTGTGTTTGGTTACGCCACTCAGGGATGGTATGAATTTGGTAGCAAAGGAATTTGTTGCCTGTCAAATCAATCCAGTACCAGGAGTTCTAATTATTTCACCCTTTGCCGGAGCTGGTGAGATGATGCACGAGGCCTTGTTAAGTAATCCCTATGAAGTACATCAAGCAGCAGAAGTTATCCACAGAGCCTTGACAATGCCCGAAGATGAGAAAATTCTTCGTATGAGTCGTTTGAGAAGACGTGAATCTGAATGTGATGTTAGTCATTGGATGCGTTGCTTCCTCAAAGCGATGGGATCCATTGAAATGGATGATGTGGGAACAACGACAATGCAACCAGTCACAGTGGATGATTTCGATGACTATTTACTCAA atACATTGGATACAATCACAAACTAGCCTTATTATTGGATTATGATGGTACCTTGGCACCCATTGCTCCCCATCCAGATTTAGCCACCTTATCTCCTGAAATCAAAAATGTCCTCTTTAAATTGTCCAATCATTCGGATGTCTATGTGGCTATTATTTCTGGTCGTAATGTAGATAATGTAAAGAAAATGGTTGGCATCGAAGGTATAACATATGCCGGCAATCATGGCTTGGAAATTCTTCATCCCGATGGTAGTAAATTTGTACATCCAATGCCCATTGCTTTTGAGAACAAAGTCAGTCAATTATTGAAATCTTTACAAGATACG GTTTGCCGTGATGGAGCCTGGGTTGAAAACAAAGGAGCATTATTGACATTCCATTATCGAGAAACTCCAACACATCTTCGACCAGCCATGATTGAAAAAGCACGCAGTCTTATGATCAAATATGGATTCAGGGCCACGGAAGCACATTGTGCCTTAGAAGCCCGCCCACCTGTTCAATGGAATAAAGGTCGTGCATCTATATACATACTACGAACATCTTTCGGTGTGGACTGGAGTGAAcgaatcaaaattatttatgttggcGATGATTTAACCGACGAAGATGCCATGGTAGCTCTCAAGGGTATGGCTCGCACTTTCCGTGTGACATCTTCAGATATAGTGAAAACAGCTGCCGACCATCGTTTACCATCGACAGATTCAGTTTACACCATGTTGAAATGGGTGGAACGTCATTTCATGGGTCGTAAGGCAAGGGCAAACTCATTAACATATCGAAATCCGAAAGGTGATGGTGTACGTACACAAATGTCCTTAGAATTAGCTCCAAATTCGAATAGTCTTGATGTCGAGAATGTCTAA
- the LOC142227344 gene encoding uncharacterized protein LOC142227344 has product MDVKSTDFHLYDYKQSDQMMMVEEKNLLMQLQAEAEMCSRKEHTADEVTAAIGMILMHYQVFSEVQFTPKNKHITLTTTSTAKQTPRIQSLAKSNSSLHGIQRHVEMKHQIRKTRKSNSSKSSLLASCRNILKEFLSQNSM; this is encoded by the exons ATGGATGTCAAATCAACGGATTTTCATTTGTATGACTACAAACAATCTGATCAAATGATGATGGTCGAAGAGAAAAATCTTTTAATGCAACTTCAGGCGGAAGCTG aaatgtgcAGTAGAAAGGAACACACTGCCGATGAGGTCACTGCTGCGATTGGCATGATTCTAATGCATTACCAAGTCTTTTCTGAAGTTCAATTTACACCCAAGAATAAACACATTACGCTTACTACCACCTCTACTGCCAAACAGACCCCGCGCATTCAATCTTTAGCTAAGAGTAACTCCAGCTTACATGGTATTCAAAGGCATGTGGAAATGAAACATCAAATACGTAAAACTCGCAAAAGTAATTCCAGTAAATCTTCGCTGCTGGCATCTTGTCGAAATATATTGAAAGAGTTCTTATCTCAAAATAGCATGTAG